The Vibrio ishigakensis genome has a window encoding:
- the pfkB gene encoding 1-phosphofructokinase: MSEMKTNKVVTITLNPALDLTGSLQSLNQGSVSLVEKSNLHAAGKGVNVAKVLSELGADVTVTGFLGKDNPELFHQLFEQIGVRNEFVEVSGATRINVKLVEESGDVSDINFPGVQVSEDEVARFEQTLFNLAETHDYFVIAGSLPGGVTPEMCAAWIEKLNQLGKKVFFDSSKAALKAGIAAKPWLIKPNDEELSDFVGEKLETPEQCKVAAESLGEQGIQNVVVSMGAEGVMWLNQGEWIQSQPPRMQVVSTVGAGDTLVAGLCWGQMQQMPKTELIRFATALSALAVSQVGVGVPSQQQLQQIQQETKVIQL; this comes from the coding sequence ATGTCAGAGATGAAAACCAATAAGGTTGTCACTATTACTCTAAATCCAGCGTTGGACCTTACAGGCAGTCTGCAAAGCCTCAACCAAGGTTCTGTGAGCCTAGTTGAGAAAAGCAATCTGCATGCTGCTGGCAAGGGAGTAAACGTAGCTAAGGTTTTAAGTGAACTTGGCGCTGATGTGACGGTTACTGGCTTTCTTGGTAAAGACAACCCAGAACTTTTCCATCAGCTGTTTGAGCAGATCGGCGTTCGTAATGAATTCGTCGAGGTAAGTGGTGCTACTCGTATCAACGTTAAGTTGGTGGAAGAAAGTGGTGACGTGAGTGACATCAACTTTCCGGGCGTTCAGGTGAGTGAAGATGAGGTCGCGCGCTTTGAGCAAACGCTATTTAACCTAGCTGAAACCCACGACTATTTTGTGATTGCGGGTAGTCTTCCGGGGGGGGTAACCCCAGAGATGTGTGCAGCTTGGATTGAAAAGCTAAACCAATTAGGCAAGAAGGTATTCTTCGATAGTAGCAAAGCTGCGTTAAAAGCAGGCATTGCTGCCAAGCCTTGGCTTATCAAGCCGAACGATGAAGAGTTAAGTGACTTTGTCGGTGAAAAGCTAGAAACGCCTGAGCAGTGTAAAGTCGCTGCCGAGTCTCTTGGTGAGCAAGGCATCCAGAACGTGGTTGTCTCTATGGGCGCTGAAGGCGTGATGTGGCTAAACCAAGGTGAGTGGATTCAGTCCCAGCCACCACGTATGCAAGTGGTTAGCACTGTAGGCGCGGGCGATACCCTAGTTGCTGGGCTTTGCTGGGGGCAGATGCAACAGATGCCAAAAACAGAACTTATTCGCTTCGCTACCGCTTTGTCTGCACTAGCAGTTAGCCAAGTAGGCGTAGGCGTACCTAGCCAACAACAATTACAACAAATCCAACAAGAAACAAAAGTTATCCAGCTCTGA